A DNA window from Flavisolibacter ginsenosidimutans contains the following coding sequences:
- a CDS encoding glycoside hydrolase family 28 protein, translated as MIKNFIACIVSSVAMISATAQSTAAKFSWTNLPTITEPVFKKDTFNVLRYGAVADGLTLNTTSISKAIDDCSARGGGVVLVPGGLWLTGPIEMKSNVNLHVVRDAVLLFTTDFNQYKLIEGNFEGSRSARNQSPIGGTNLENIAISGRGVIDGNGDAWRMVGRDRLTEAEWKRKVASGGLVSSDGRTWFPSAKTKLAFEQKRNATLQPGQTLKDFDDIKDYLRPNLLVLANCKKVLLEGVTFQNSPAWCLHPLLCEDLTVRAVQVKNPDYAQNGDGIDVESCKNVLIEGSTFDCGDDGICIKSGRDEEGRKRGKPTENVIIRNNLVYKAHGGFVIGSEMSGGARNVFVYDCSFMGTDIGLRFKTARGRGGVVENIYVKNIRMKDIVHDAVFFDMYYFMKPPAANEKIVVPTVTEATPQFQNFYISNVVCNGAERGLFIRGLPEMSVKNIYLDNLVLKTAKGAEIIEADGIHLNNVQLFSQTTKPVIYVENSNHLELNGIRYTANPERLLSVNGEKSGNIVVTNTASSNNPNMVEFNHGANATMVTAK; from the coding sequence ATGATAAAAAATTTTATCGCTTGCATTGTGTCTTCTGTTGCAATGATATCTGCAACAGCGCAATCAACAGCAGCCAAGTTTTCCTGGACGAATCTTCCCACAATCACCGAACCCGTTTTTAAAAAGGACACGTTCAACGTTCTTCGCTACGGTGCGGTGGCCGATGGATTGACCTTGAACACCACGAGCATCAGCAAAGCCATTGATGATTGCAGCGCAAGAGGCGGCGGCGTTGTTTTGGTTCCGGGTGGCTTGTGGTTAACGGGGCCAATTGAAATGAAGAGCAACGTCAATCTTCACGTGGTTCGCGATGCGGTGCTCCTGTTTACGACTGATTTCAACCAATACAAATTAATCGAGGGCAATTTCGAAGGCTCGCGTTCGGCAAGAAACCAATCGCCGATTGGAGGAACAAACCTGGAGAACATTGCCATCTCCGGCCGCGGCGTGATTGACGGCAACGGCGATGCATGGCGCATGGTTGGAAGAGATCGTTTAACCGAAGCCGAATGGAAACGAAAAGTGGCTTCGGGTGGATTGGTGAGCAGCGATGGAAGAACTTGGTTTCCATCGGCCAAAACAAAATTGGCCTTCGAACAAAAACGAAACGCAACGCTTCAGCCGGGACAAACCTTAAAAGACTTCGACGACATCAAAGACTATCTACGACCGAATCTTCTTGTTCTAGCCAATTGCAAAAAAGTTTTACTCGAAGGAGTGACATTTCAAAACTCACCAGCCTGGTGTTTGCATCCTTTGCTGTGCGAAGACTTAACCGTTCGGGCCGTGCAGGTAAAAAATCCCGATTATGCGCAAAACGGCGACGGCATTGACGTAGAGAGTTGCAAGAACGTTTTGATTGAAGGCAGCACCTTCGATTGCGGTGACGACGGCATTTGTATAAAATCGGGTCGTGATGAAGAAGGTAGGAAACGCGGCAAACCAACGGAGAACGTTATCATCCGAAACAACCTCGTTTACAAAGCACACGGCGGCTTTGTAATTGGTTCGGAAATGAGCGGCGGTGCACGAAACGTTTTTGTGTATGATTGTTCGTTTATGGGTACGGACATTGGCCTTCGTTTTAAAACGGCAAGGGGCAGGGGAGGCGTTGTTGAAAATATTTACGTGAAAAACATTCGCATGAAAGACATTGTGCACGACGCAGTGTTTTTCGACATGTATTATTTTATGAAGCCGCCTGCGGCGAATGAAAAGATTGTTGTTCCGACAGTCACGGAAGCCACACCGCAGTTTCAAAATTTTTATATCAGCAACGTTGTTTGCAACGGTGCGGAACGCGGTTTGTTTATCCGCGGTTTGCCGGAGATGAGTGTTAAAAATATTTACCTGGACAACTTGGTATTGAAGACCGCAAAAGGTGCGGAGATCATTGAAGCAGACGGCATTCACTTGAACAACGTGCAGTTGTTTAGCCAAACAACAAAGCCGGTTATTTACGTGGAGAACAGCAATCATCTTGAATTGAACGGTATTCGATACACAGCCAACCCAGAGCGCTTGCTAAGTGTGAACGGCGAGAAAAGCGGAAACATTGTTGTGACCAACACAGCGTCTTCAAACAATCCGAACATGGTTGAATTTAACCACGGCGCCAACGCAACGATGGTCACTGCCAAATAG
- a CDS encoding pectinesterase family protein yields MKYTLSLFLCVWFLTQTVFGQAQKLVVAQDGSGNYRTVQQAIDAVKDFSKFETIIFIRNGVYKEKLRLPESKTNVHFIGESVEKTILTYDDYASKKDSAGKDIGTSGSASFFIFGSDFSAENITFENSSGPVGQAVAVRVTGDRAKFINCRFLGFQDTLYTHGTDSRQYYFKCYIEGTVDFIFGSSTCLFDSCTLYGKSSGFFTAASTLQDKKYGYVFRHCNLTGGAPAGSYFLGRPWRPYAKVVFIDCNLGNLVNPKGWHNWDKKENEQTAFYAEFGNHGEGSSTANRVPWSHQLTADEAKEYTVTNILSVGILFQPDTKGQN; encoded by the coding sequence ATGAAATACACCCTATCTCTTTTTTTATGCGTATGGTTTTTGACGCAAACGGTTTTTGGACAGGCGCAAAAACTTGTTGTTGCGCAGGACGGTAGTGGCAATTATAGAACCGTTCAGCAAGCCATTGACGCCGTAAAGGATTTCAGCAAGTTTGAAACAATCATCTTTATCAGGAACGGTGTTTACAAAGAGAAGCTGCGTTTGCCCGAATCAAAAACAAACGTTCATTTCATCGGTGAAAGCGTAGAGAAAACGATTCTCACGTACGATGATTACGCTTCCAAAAAAGACAGCGCCGGCAAGGACATTGGCACATCGGGTTCTGCCAGCTTTTTCATTTTTGGTTCTGACTTCAGTGCAGAGAATATAACCTTCGAAAATTCATCGGGTCCTGTTGGGCAAGCCGTTGCAGTACGCGTTACCGGCGACCGGGCAAAGTTTATCAATTGCCGCTTCCTTGGGTTTCAGGACACGCTGTATACACACGGCACGGACAGTCGTCAATACTATTTCAAGTGCTATATTGAAGGAACGGTTGATTTTATTTTTGGCTCGTCAACCTGCCTGTTTGATAGCTGCACGCTTTACGGCAAAAGCAGCGGATTTTTCACGGCGGCATCAACCCTGCAAGACAAAAAATACGGTTATGTTTTTCGTCACTGCAACTTAACGGGCGGTGCTCCCGCGGGTTCTTATTTTTTGGGACGGCCGTGGCGGCCGTACGCGAAAGTTGTTTTTATTGATTGCAATCTTGGCAATTTGGTAAACCCAAAAGGCTGGCACAATTGGGACAAAAAGGAAAATGAACAAACCGCTTTTTATGCGGAGTTTGGTAATCACGGCGAAGGCTCTTCAACTGCGAACCGCGTACCATGGTCGCATCAATTAACGGCGGATGAAGCGAAAGAATATACCGTCACAAATATTTTGTCGGTTGGAATCTTATTTCAACCCGACACTAAGGGACAAAATTAA
- a CDS encoding glycoside hydrolase family 2 protein, with the protein MQLIKRLRGFALIMLLFFFANRTTAQSGRTVVDLSNNNWKLWLDTAAEWQHDKLYAPPVDVKTLPLNLPTGGWNALKKAVGKTVHLPATVEEYYWGRNGNSFGVAGNYLGVSWWTTNVAVPATQKGKRITLHFNAVRFRAEVYVNQKLAGYDLVNSTPFDVDVTDYVNYGAPNEIVVRITDPNGNFDWRDSQNFLWGDYRTNPTHGFGGITGKVKLIATDKVYIDDVFVKNKPNVNEINVDVTTKNETQTNVNGTFVLQVKEAKTSGKVVYEKSYPVSSLANGTSSKTFTISVDHAKLWSVDSPNLYVLNVQWKGADKTKDDYTQRFGFRWFEVRDIAGDKQFYLNGKRIVLITSISWGFWPVNGIAPSDELAKKQILDAKKLGMNMLNFHRTIGQQAVLDYADELGLLYFEEPGGNQYPADRFNATDPLGKMQADFYFATRNEKLFRMIKRDRNHPSLVIYNMHNERGAQPQAQDSAEMLAGHHLDPTRIMTYNSSNGDIKLGHDPRFKLHLLQYDFTFLDYGWFDQHHAGGPGTYHDALYKSPIDYAKYFDHKDEIIYYGEEGAIGTPPRLQLIRDEILKTGKDIGWESDNFLKWFDAYDTFLKTHPGFLKAFPNVDSLTKAMGNVAYYYQGRVIENVHINNIIDGYAINGWESMKLENHSGIVDNYRNLKGNPELIARYNSPLYVSVKMNRKVMAVGDTATVDFFVVNQKDLHGDYSLLVKAKDESGKLLLEKVIPVKLTGGAVYGEALSSGLSLVAKTEGYTTVTAELQRDGETVAKGDDKLYAIRLDASNITSDGMIADSTGVYAAYLKTLGITPKSYRSGRPEGKYLLVGAALPQQTGNPLVTDILEWVNDGNTLIVLNNNVEAWADHLGRKEVIDYRGSKVMGTTWYGGNFFSKQHELFNGLPQAQVFNWEYQCFATYNKNRLGLCLFNGETVVACVADHKPEVYSALSIVPHGRGKIILCTLDIFSCLRDASVGKKAEGEGENAAMNTFNASQQNKANIIGQQLLLNLLKYANKR; encoded by the coding sequence ATGCAATTGATAAAAAGGCTTCGCGGTTTCGCGTTGATAATGCTGCTTTTCTTTTTTGCAAATCGAACAACCGCGCAGAGTGGACGTACGGTTGTTGATCTTTCGAACAACAACTGGAAGCTTTGGCTGGACACGGCAGCAGAGTGGCAGCACGACAAACTTTATGCGCCACCGGTTGATGTAAAAACTTTACCGCTGAATCTTCCAACGGGTGGGTGGAATGCCTTGAAGAAAGCTGTCGGTAAAACCGTTCACTTGCCGGCAACGGTTGAAGAATATTACTGGGGACGCAACGGCAATTCTTTTGGGGTGGCGGGAAATTATTTAGGCGTGTCGTGGTGGACAACAAATGTCGCTGTTCCGGCAACACAAAAAGGCAAGCGCATCACCTTGCACTTTAACGCAGTTCGTTTTCGTGCCGAGGTTTACGTCAATCAAAAACTTGCTGGGTATGACCTCGTAAACAGCACACCGTTTGACGTTGATGTAACAGATTATGTGAACTACGGCGCACCAAATGAAATCGTTGTTCGCATCACCGATCCCAATGGGAATTTTGATTGGCGCGACTCGCAAAATTTTCTCTGGGGCGATTACCGCACCAATCCCACTCACGGTTTTGGCGGCATCACCGGGAAAGTAAAATTGATAGCAACGGACAAGGTTTATATAGACGATGTGTTTGTGAAGAACAAACCGAATGTGAATGAAATTAATGTAGACGTAACAACAAAGAATGAAACTCAGACGAACGTAAACGGGACTTTCGTCTTGCAGGTGAAAGAAGCAAAAACGTCCGGTAAAGTTGTGTATGAAAAGAGCTATCCCGTTTCTTCGCTTGCAAATGGTACTTCTTCAAAAACATTTACCATATCGGTTGACCATGCAAAGTTGTGGAGCGTTGATTCGCCCAATCTTTATGTATTGAATGTGCAATGGAAAGGTGCTGATAAAACGAAAGACGATTACACGCAGCGCTTCGGCTTTCGATGGTTTGAAGTAAGAGATATAGCCGGTGACAAGCAGTTTTATCTGAACGGTAAACGCATTGTTCTTATCACATCTATTTCTTGGGGCTTTTGGCCGGTGAACGGCATTGCGCCATCCGACGAGCTAGCGAAGAAACAAATTCTGGACGCAAAGAAATTGGGCATGAACATGCTAAACTTTCACCGCACCATCGGTCAGCAGGCTGTATTGGATTATGCCGATGAATTGGGTCTTCTGTATTTTGAAGAACCCGGCGGCAATCAATATCCGGCCGATCGTTTCAACGCAACAGATCCTTTGGGAAAAATGCAGGCGGATTTTTATTTCGCGACTAGAAACGAAAAACTGTTTCGCATGATAAAGCGAGACCGCAATCATCCGTCGCTTGTCATCTACAACATGCACAACGAACGCGGCGCACAACCGCAAGCGCAAGACAGTGCCGAGATGCTTGCGGGTCATCATCTTGATCCGACGCGAATCATGACTTACAACTCCTCGAACGGCGATATTAAATTGGGGCACGATCCGCGGTTCAAATTGCATTTGCTTCAGTATGATTTTACGTTTCTTGATTACGGTTGGTTCGATCAGCACCACGCCGGCGGACCGGGCACGTATCACGACGCTCTTTACAAAAGCCCTATCGATTACGCCAAGTATTTTGACCACAAAGACGAGATCATTTACTACGGCGAAGAAGGCGCTATCGGCACGCCGCCGCGTTTGCAATTGATACGCGATGAAATTTTAAAAACCGGCAAAGACATTGGTTGGGAGAGTGACAATTTCTTGAAATGGTTCGATGCATACGACACGTTTCTAAAAACACATCCCGGTTTTTTGAAAGCCTTTCCAAACGTTGATAGCTTAACGAAAGCCATGGGTAATGTGGCTTATTATTATCAAGGAAGAGTGATTGAAAACGTACACATCAACAACATCATTGATGGTTATGCCATCAACGGTTGGGAAAGCATGAAGCTGGAAAATCATTCAGGTATCGTTGACAATTACCGTAACCTCAAAGGCAATCCTGAATTGATTGCACGATACAACAGTCCTCTCTATGTATCAGTAAAGATGAACCGCAAAGTGATGGCCGTTGGCGATACCGCAACGGTTGATTTTTTCGTGGTGAATCAAAAAGATTTGCACGGCGATTATTCTTTACTGGTAAAGGCAAAAGATGAAAGTGGTAAGCTGTTGCTAGAGAAAGTCATTCCCGTAAAACTCACAGGCGGCGCGGTCTATGGAGAAGCCCTTTCATCGGGATTGTCGCTCGTTGCAAAGACCGAAGGTTACACAACCGTTACAGCGGAATTGCAACGCGACGGCGAGACCGTTGCAAAAGGTGACGATAAACTTTATGCTATTCGTTTGGATGCTTCAAACATCACAAGTGACGGCATGATCGCCGATTCAACCGGTGTGTACGCAGCGTATTTAAAAACGCTCGGCATCACACCCAAGTCGTATCGTTCTGGCAGGCCCGAAGGGAAGTATTTGCTTGTAGGCGCTGCTTTACCGCAGCAAACGGGCAATCCACTGGTGACCGACATCTTGGAATGGGTGAACGATGGCAACACGCTGATCGTGTTAAACAACAACGTCGAGGCCTGGGCTGATCACTTGGGAAGAAAAGAAGTCATCGATTACAGAGGCAGCAAAGTGATGGGCACAACCTGGTACGGTGGTAACTTTTTCTCCAAGCAACACGAATTGTTTAACGGCCTTCCGCAAGCGCAAGTCTTTAATTGGGAATACCAGTGCTTCGCCACTTATAACAAAAACCGTTTAGGATTGTGTCTTTTCAACGGTGAAACCGTCGTGGCTTGCGTGGCCGATCACAAGCCAGAAGTGTATTCGGCGCTAAGCATTGTGCCGCACGGGAGAGGAAAAATCATTCTCTGCACCCTTGATATTTTTTCCTGCTTGCGTGATGCAAGTGTTGGCAAAAAAGCAGAAGGCGAAGGCGAGAACGCAGCGATGAACACCTTCAATGCCTCGCAGCAAAACAAAGCAAATATTATTGGTCAACAGTTGCTACTGAACTTGTTGAAGTATGCTAATAAGCGATGA